The following proteins come from a genomic window of Populus nigra chromosome 6, ddPopNigr1.1, whole genome shotgun sequence:
- the LOC133697358 gene encoding glutathione S-transferase U17-like, with protein sequence MAKSDVKLIGAWPSPFVMRPRIALNIKSVGYEFLEETLGSKSQLLLESNPVHKKIPVLIHDGKPLCESLVIVEYIDEVWSSGPTILPSDPYDRALARFWAAYLDEKWFPTMRSIATAKGEEARKALIEQAGEGVMMLEDVFSRCSKGKGFFGGDQIGYLDIAFGSFLGWLRTTEKMNGVKLIDETKTPALLKWATSFSSHPAVKDVLPETEKLVEFAKVLAKFKAASSNS encoded by the exons ATGGCTAAGAGTGATGTGAAGCTTATAGGGGCATGGCCGAGCCCTTTTGTGATGAGGCCAAGAATTGCCCTTAATATTAAATCTGTGGGGTATGAGTTTCTTGAGGAAACACTGGGATCTAAAAGCCAGCTTCTTCTTGAATCAAACCCTGTCCATAAGAAAATCCCAGTTCTGATTCATGATGGCAAGCCCCTTTGTGAATCTCTTGTGATAGTGGAGTACATTGATGAGGTTTGGTCTTCTGGACCTACCATCCTCCCCTCTGATCCTTATGATCGTGCCCTTGCTCGGTTTTGGGCTGCCTATCTCGATGAGAAG TGGTTTCCTACGATGAGAAGCATTGCAACAGCTAAAGGAGAGGAGGCTCGAAAGGCGTTGATAGAGCAAGCAGGAGAAGGGGTGATGATGCTGGAGGATGTATTTAGCAGGTGTAGCAAAGGGAAGGGTTTCTTTGGAGGAGATCAGATCGGGTACCTTGACATTGCATTTGGTTCCTTTTTGGGGTGGTTGAGAACCACAGAGAAGATGAATGGAGTGAAGCTGATTGATGAAACTAAGACTCCAGCCCTGTTGAAATGGGCAACTAGTTTTTCTTCACATCCTGCTGTGAAGGATGTTCTTCCAGAGACAGAGAAGCTTGTTGAGTTTGCCAAGGTTCTTGCCAAATTCAAAGCAGCCAGCTCGAACTCCTAA